A genome region from Coffea arabica cultivar ET-39 chromosome 7e, Coffea Arabica ET-39 HiFi, whole genome shotgun sequence includes the following:
- the LOC113702114 gene encoding CBS domain-containing protein CBSX1, chloroplastic-like isoform X1, producing MSSISPLDLLPLSSPLRTSIAINNSPAFHRQLPSLLLPQAGPKPSRTYLSSVHQLGSSHKPFTVAAGSTLTANSVPARNGIYTVGDFMTRKEELQVVKPTTTVDEALEALVKYRITGFPVIDNDWKLVGLVSDYDLLALDSISGTAKSDADIFPEVDSTWKASTYGSTFNEIQKLLSKTNGQVVGDLMTPAPLVVRETTNLEDAARLLLETKYRRLPVVDADGRLVGIITRGNVVRAALQIKREMENKA from the exons ATGAGCTCAATTTCTCCTTTGGATCTCTTACCACTCTCTTCTCCCTTGCGCACCAGCATCGCCATCAACAACTCCCCCGCCTTCCATCGCCAGCTGCCGTCCCTATTGTTACCTCAGGCCGGCCCTAAACCCTCCAGAACCTACCTCAGTTCAGTCCATCAGTTAGGCTCCTCCCACAAGCCCTTCACTGTTGCAGCCGGCAGCACCTTGACCGCCAATTCCGTACCG GCAAGAAATGGTATATATACTGTTGGTGATTTCATGACTAGAAAAGAGGAGCTACAGGTGGTAAAGCCAACAACAACTGTTGACGAAG CCTTGGAAGCTCTTGTGAAATACAGGATAACTGGTTTTCCCGTCATTGATAATGACTGGAAACTG GTTGGCCTTGTTTCAGATTATGATTTGTTAGCTTTGGATTCTATATCAG GTACTGCAAAAAGTGATGCAGACATATTTCCAGAAGTTGACAGCACATGGAAA GCTTCCACTTACGGATCG ACATTTAATGAGATACAGAAGTTACTTAGCAAAACCAATGGTCAAGTAGTAGGTGATCTAATGACACCAGCTCCGCTGGTGGTTCGTGAAACTACCAATCTGGAGGATGCTGCAAG GTTGTTACTCGAGACAAAATACCGACGACTTCCGGTTGTGGATGCTGATGGTAGGCTG GTTGGAATTATCACAAGAGGTAATGTTGTAAGGGCTGCCCTTCAAATAAAACGAGAAATGGAGAACAAGGCGTGA
- the LOC113702114 gene encoding CBS domain-containing protein CBSX1, chloroplastic-like isoform X2, with product MSSISPLDLLPLSSPLRTSIAINNSPAFHRQLPSLLLPQAGPKPSRTYLSSVHQLGSSHKPFTVAAGSTLTANSVPARNGIYTVGDFMTRKEELQVVKPTTTVDEALEALVKYRITGFPVIDNDWKLVGLVSDYDLLALDSISGTAKSDADIFPEVDSTWKTFNEIQKLLSKTNGQVVGDLMTPAPLVVRETTNLEDAARLLLETKYRRLPVVDADGRLVGIITRGNVVRAALQIKREMENKA from the exons ATGAGCTCAATTTCTCCTTTGGATCTCTTACCACTCTCTTCTCCCTTGCGCACCAGCATCGCCATCAACAACTCCCCCGCCTTCCATCGCCAGCTGCCGTCCCTATTGTTACCTCAGGCCGGCCCTAAACCCTCCAGAACCTACCTCAGTTCAGTCCATCAGTTAGGCTCCTCCCACAAGCCCTTCACTGTTGCAGCCGGCAGCACCTTGACCGCCAATTCCGTACCG GCAAGAAATGGTATATATACTGTTGGTGATTTCATGACTAGAAAAGAGGAGCTACAGGTGGTAAAGCCAACAACAACTGTTGACGAAG CCTTGGAAGCTCTTGTGAAATACAGGATAACTGGTTTTCCCGTCATTGATAATGACTGGAAACTG GTTGGCCTTGTTTCAGATTATGATTTGTTAGCTTTGGATTCTATATCAG GTACTGCAAAAAGTGATGCAGACATATTTCCAGAAGTTGACAGCACATGGAAA ACATTTAATGAGATACAGAAGTTACTTAGCAAAACCAATGGTCAAGTAGTAGGTGATCTAATGACACCAGCTCCGCTGGTGGTTCGTGAAACTACCAATCTGGAGGATGCTGCAAG GTTGTTACTCGAGACAAAATACCGACGACTTCCGGTTGTGGATGCTGATGGTAGGCTG GTTGGAATTATCACAAGAGGTAATGTTGTAAGGGCTGCCCTTCAAATAAAACGAGAAATGGAGAACAAGGCGTGA
- the LOC113700996 gene encoding uncharacterized protein isoform X2: protein MAAYYPPPPAHYQYYEAPPPPPPGAAAHPAHPAVAQPLHHQQYLPPQTQFVNYAPPLYPQSSHDEVRTLFIAGLPEDVKAREIYNLFREFPGYESSHLRTTASTQPFAFAVFVDQQSAVMALHTLNGMVFDLEKGSTLYIDLAKSNPRSKRLRTDDESAASEKRMKSSASSRGTDSGVGSIHMPGTGNSAHNTIGYSSTQSEGSFDDRAANDSSKKLNSTPCPTLFVANLGPTCSEQELIQVFSRCPGFLKLKMQSTYGAPVAFVDFQDSATSTEALNRLQGTVLYSSPSGQGMRLEYAKSRMGLRSKKSR from the exons ATGGCGGCATACTACCCTCCTCCGCCTGCGCACTACCAATATTACGAAGCTCCACCGCCACCTCCTCCAGGAGCCGCTGCCCATCCTGCTCATCCTGCGGTAGCTCAGCCGCTACACCACCAGCAATACCTACCTCCTCAAACCCAATTCGTCAATTACGCTCCGCCGCTTTACCCTCAATCCTCGCACGACGAGGTCCGTACTCTCTTCATAGCTGGACTTCCTGAAGATGTCAAGGCTCGAGAAATCTACAACCTATTTCGCGAGTTCCCTGGTTACGAGTCCTCTCATCTTCGTACTACAGCCAGTACTCAg CCATTTGCTTTTGCTGTTTTTGTGGATCAGCAGTCAGCCGTTATGGCATTACACACGCTCAAT gGAATGGTATTTGACCTTGAGAAAGGTTCCACATTATATATTGATCTTGCAAAATCTAATCCCAGGTCTAAGCGCTTAAGAACAG ATGATGAGAGTGCTGCATCAGAGAAGAGGATGAAATCTTCTGCTTCTTCAAGGGGCACAGATTCGG GTGTTGGCAGCATTCACATGCCTGGAACGGGTAATTCCGCTCACAACACGATTGGTTATTCATCCACACAAAG TGAGGGAAGCTTTGATGATAGGGCTGCAAATGACTCTAGTAAAAAATTG AATTCCACCCCATGTCCAACACTTTTTGTAGCTAATCTGGGCCCAACTTGTTCAGAACAGGAGCTCATTCAAGTTTTTTCAAG ATGTCCTGGATTTCTGAAATTGAAGATGCAGAGCACATATGGGGCTCCTGTTGCATTTGTTGATTTCCAG GATTCTGCTACTTCAACTGAGGCTCTAAATCGTCTACAAGGCACAGTTCTGTACTCATCACCATCTGGTCAGGGCATGCGGTTGGA GTATGCAAAATCAAGGATGGGATTGCGTAGTAAGAAGTCAAGGTGA
- the LOC113701860 gene encoding probable inactive receptor kinase At5g67200, with translation MHTLIKQCGNLLLRCFLLFTSSATLFSATTISISTTPSPSLVLLPSDAVSLLSFKSKADLDNHLLYAIHERFDYCSWQGVKCGQGRVVRYVLQGFGLRGQFPPDTLTHLDQLRVLSLKNNSLTGPVPDLSPLLNLKSLFLDHNSFSATFPPSLLSLHRLLILDLSHNNFTGPIPSDLAVLDRLNYLRLDSNRFNGSIPPLNQTALAIFNVSNNNLTGPVPVTLTLKKFTISSFLWNPGLCGDVINRPCRATPFFDAAPVAGDAAAPPAPLLQSSQSQGEVLIPSPSQKKRHKRVGVILGVIIGVFIVIAAVLCIFAYFKRPKEEEQADAKKRALSPEMGCNNAEISTQIGNAEDGIVKEKKIYQVHETNSHGIKQVKSGNLVFCNGEAELYTLELLMRASAELLGRGTIGTTYKAVLDNQLIVSVKRLDACKTAITTAEAFEQHMDAVGVLRHPNLVPVRAYFQAKQERLIVFDYQPNGSLFNLIHGSRSTRAKPLHWTSCVKIAEDVAQGLAYIHQASKLIHGNLKSSNVLLGSDFEACLTDYSVSILADSSLIDDPESAGYKAPEICKSVRRASSKSDVYAFGILLLELLTGKPPSQHPFLAAPDVPNWVRAMRDDDSEEEKWVGMLVEIASLCSVTSPEQRPTIRQTLKMIQNIKDTAMVDNSARDSYNGYS, from the exons ATGCATACTCTAATAAAACAATGTGGGAATCTTCTCCTCCGTTGTTTTTTACTCTTTACTAGTAGTGCTACTTTATTCTCTGCCACTACCATTTCTATTTCCACGACGCCCTCTCCATCCTTGGTCCTACTCCCTTCCGACGCCGTTTCTCTGCTCTCATTCAAGTCTAAAGCTGACCTGGACAACCACCTTCTCTACGCTATTCACGAACGTTTTGACTACTGTTCGTGGCAAGGAGTTAAATGCGGACAAGGCCGAGTCGTCCGTTATGTCCTCCAAGGTTTTGGCCTCCGCGGCCAGTTTCCCCCCGACACTCTGACTCACCTCGATCAGCTCCGAGTCTTGAGTCTCAAGAACAACTCGCTCACCGGTCCGGTTCCTGACCTTTCTCCCCTCCTCAACCTCAAGTCCCTATTCCTGGACCACAACTCCTTCTCCGCTACTTTTCCtccttctctcctctctcttcACCGCCTCCTTATCCTCGACCTCTCTCACAACAACTTCACCGGTCCAATCCCCAGTGATTTGGCCGTTCTGGACCGCCTCAACTATCTTCGGCTCGATTCCAACCGGTTCAACGGCTCAATCCCTCCATTGAACCAGACCGCGCTAGCAATCTTCAACGTCTCCAATAACAACCTAACCGGACCAGTTCCCGTCACTCTCACTctcaaaaaattcaccatttcttcattCTTATGGAACCCTGGTCTCTGTGGAGATGTCATCAACAGACCATGCCGCGCTACTCCCTTCTTCGACGCTGCTCCGGTAGCCGGCGACGCCGCTGCCCCGCCTGCACCGCTCCTCCAGAGCTCGCAGTCCCAGGGAGAAGTGCTGATCCCTTCTCCGTCGCAGAAAAAAAGGCACAAAAGAGTTGGCGTGATCCTAGGGGTTATAATAGGAGTATTTATCGTGATTGCAGCAGTTTTATGCATTTTCGCTTACTTCAAAAGGCCAAAGGAGGAAGAACAAGCTGATGCAAAGAAAAGAGCATTGTCACCGGAGATGGGTTGTAACAATGCGGAGATATCTACGCAAATTGGAAATGCCGAGGATGGAATTgtgaaagagaagaaaatataTCAAGTACATGAAACTAACAGTCATGGTATCAAGCAGGTGAAGAGTGGGAATTTGGTGTTTTGTAATGGAGAGGCGGAGTTGTACACGCTGGAGCTGCTAATGAGGGCGTCAGCTGAGTTGCTGGGGAGGGGAACCATTGGAACTACGTATAAAGCTGTGTTGGATAACCAGTTAATTGTATCGGTGAAGAGACTGGATGCTTGCAAGACTGCTATTACTACTGCGGAGGCCTTTGAGCAGCATATGGATGCCGTTGGTGTGCTTCGGCATCCCAATTTGGTTCCAGTCAGGGCTTATTTTCAAGCTAAACAAGAAAGGCTGATTGTCTTTGATTATCAGCCCAATGGCAGTCTCTTCAATCTCATTCATG GTTCAAGATCAACAAGGGCTAAACCTCTTCACTGGACATCGTGCGTGAAGATTGCAGAGGATGTGGCTCAGGGCCTTGCTTACATCCATCAAGCATCAAAGCTCATTCATGGCAACCTGAAATCCTCCAATGTCCTTCTTGGTTCTGATTTTGAGGCCTGTCTAACCGACTACTCCGTGTCCATCCTTGCTGATAGTTCTTTAATTGATGATCCAGAATCTGCAGGATACAAAGCACCTGAGATATGCAAGTCTGTTCGTCGAGCCTCTTCAAAATCTGATGTATATGCCTTTGGCATCCTCTTATTAGAGCTTCTGACTGGTAAACCTCCATCTCAGCATCCGTTCCTTGCTGCCCCTGATGTGCCGAATTGGGTCAGAGCAATGAGGGATGACGATTCTGAGGAAGAAAAATGGGTTGGAATGCTAGTTGAGATTGCTAGTTTGTGTAGTGTGACTTCACCCGAACAGAGGCCAACGATCCGGCAAACACTGAAGATGATACAAAATATAAAAGACACTGCAATGGTAGACAACAGCGCAAGGGATTCATACAATGGATATTCATAG
- the LOC113702100 gene encoding SUMO-conjugating enzyme SCE1 — translation MSGGIARGRLTEERKAWRKNHPHGFVAKPETLPDGSVNLMVWHCTIPGKPGTDWEGGSYPLTLHFSEDYPSKPPKCKFPQGFFHPNVYPSGTVCLSILNEDSGWRPAITVKQILVGIQDLLDQPNPADPAQTDGYHLFIQDALEYKKRVRQQAKQYPPLI, via the exons ATGTCGGGAGGTATAGCGCGTGGACGTCTCACCGAGGAACGCAAAGCCTGGCGTAAAAATCACCCCCAT GGTTTCGTGGCCAAGCCGGAGACACTTCCAGATGGTTCCGTTAATTTGATGGTTTGGCACTGCACCATTCCTGGTAAGCCTGGG ACTGACTGGGAAGGTGGTTCTTATCCACTTACGCTTCACTTCAGTGAAGACTATCCGAGTAAACCACCAAAGTGTAAATTCCCTCAAGGTTTCTTTCACCCTAATGTCTATCCTTCTGGGACCGTTTGCCTCTCAATCCTCAATGAAGATAGT GGTTGGAGACCAGCCATTACAGTGAAGCAAATCCTAGTAGGTATCCAGGACTTGTTGGATCAACCGAATCCTGCTGATCCTGCACAAACTGATGGTTACCACCTATTTATACAG GATGCTCTGGAGTATAAGAAGAGAGTGCGACAGCAGGCAAAGCAATACCCACCTCTTATCTAA
- the LOC113700996 gene encoding uncharacterized protein isoform X1: protein MAAYYPPPPAHYQYYEAPPPPPPGAAAHPAHPAVAQPLHHQQYLPPQTQFVNYAPPLYPQSSHDEVRTLFIAGLPEDVKAREIYNLFREFPGYESSHLRTTASTQPFAFAVFVDQQSAVMALHTLNGMVFDLEKGSTLYIDLAKSNPRSKRLRTDDESAASEKRMKSSASSRGTDSAGVGSIHMPGTGNSAHNTIGYSSTQSEGSFDDRAANDSSKKLNSTPCPTLFVANLGPTCSEQELIQVFSRCPGFLKLKMQSTYGAPVAFVDFQDSATSTEALNRLQGTVLYSSPSGQGMRLEYAKSRMGLRSKKSR, encoded by the exons ATGGCGGCATACTACCCTCCTCCGCCTGCGCACTACCAATATTACGAAGCTCCACCGCCACCTCCTCCAGGAGCCGCTGCCCATCCTGCTCATCCTGCGGTAGCTCAGCCGCTACACCACCAGCAATACCTACCTCCTCAAACCCAATTCGTCAATTACGCTCCGCCGCTTTACCCTCAATCCTCGCACGACGAGGTCCGTACTCTCTTCATAGCTGGACTTCCTGAAGATGTCAAGGCTCGAGAAATCTACAACCTATTTCGCGAGTTCCCTGGTTACGAGTCCTCTCATCTTCGTACTACAGCCAGTACTCAg CCATTTGCTTTTGCTGTTTTTGTGGATCAGCAGTCAGCCGTTATGGCATTACACACGCTCAAT gGAATGGTATTTGACCTTGAGAAAGGTTCCACATTATATATTGATCTTGCAAAATCTAATCCCAGGTCTAAGCGCTTAAGAACAG ATGATGAGAGTGCTGCATCAGAGAAGAGGATGAAATCTTCTGCTTCTTCAAGGGGCACAGATTCGG CAGGTGTTGGCAGCATTCACATGCCTGGAACGGGTAATTCCGCTCACAACACGATTGGTTATTCATCCACACAAAG TGAGGGAAGCTTTGATGATAGGGCTGCAAATGACTCTAGTAAAAAATTG AATTCCACCCCATGTCCAACACTTTTTGTAGCTAATCTGGGCCCAACTTGTTCAGAACAGGAGCTCATTCAAGTTTTTTCAAG ATGTCCTGGATTTCTGAAATTGAAGATGCAGAGCACATATGGGGCTCCTGTTGCATTTGTTGATTTCCAG GATTCTGCTACTTCAACTGAGGCTCTAAATCGTCTACAAGGCACAGTTCTGTACTCATCACCATCTGGTCAGGGCATGCGGTTGGA GTATGCAAAATCAAGGATGGGATTGCGTAGTAAGAAGTCAAGGTGA